One stretch of Segatella copri DNA includes these proteins:
- a CDS encoding HAD family hydrolase: MIKAALFDLDGVVFDTESQYSIFWGMIGREYHPEMPDFEYRIKGQTLVQIYDKYFTDEAVFAHIEGFTGAKEEQAKITARLDEFEKTMQYEYIAGFEDFISDLKQHGVKCAVVTSSNIQKMLNVYERHPEFKAYFDRVLTSEDFAESKPHPDCYLKGAAYFGVEPEDCVGLEDSFNGLKAVRASGAFTLGLATTNSREAIQPLSDYVIDDYRGSGFADLQRIVDAAK; the protein is encoded by the coding sequence ATGATAAAAGCAGCACTCTTCGATCTGGATGGCGTGGTTTTCGATACAGAATCGCAGTACTCCATCTTCTGGGGAATGATAGGCAGGGAGTATCATCCGGAAATGCCCGATTTCGAATATCGCATCAAAGGACAGACTCTGGTTCAGATTTACGACAAGTATTTCACCGATGAAGCCGTCTTCGCCCACATCGAAGGTTTTACAGGCGCAAAGGAGGAACAGGCTAAGATTACAGCCCGACTGGATGAGTTTGAAAAGACCATGCAGTATGAATATATTGCAGGGTTCGAAGACTTCATCAGCGACTTGAAGCAGCATGGCGTAAAATGCGCTGTGGTAACGAGCAGCAACATTCAGAAGATGCTGAATGTCTATGAACGTCACCCGGAATTCAAGGCTTATTTCGACCGCGTGCTGACCAGCGAGGATTTCGCCGAGAGCAAGCCTCATCCAGACTGCTATTTGAAAGGTGCAGCCTATTTCGGTGTGGAACCGGAGGACTGTGTAGGGCTGGAAGACAGCTTCAACGGACTGAAGGCGGTGAGAGCCTCAGGAGCCTTTACCCTAGGTCTCGCCACAACGAACAGCAGAGAAGCCATCCAGCCGCTATCCGACTATGTAATAGATGATTACAGAGGTTCCGGCTTTGCTGATTTGCAGCGCATCGTGGATGCTGCGAAATAG